The Mus pahari chromosome 5, PAHARI_EIJ_v1.1, whole genome shotgun sequence genomic sequence CTCCACTAACCTTATAAGGCCAAGGTCTGCTCCCTCCAGGTTGTGCTTAAACAGTAGCAAAGACCCATTGCAGGGATAAGCCCATTGAtggagaaaaagataaaaaaaaactagaatctCTGATAAAGGCTGATAGGGTGCACAGAATCAGCCACCTGCTTAAAATGGTTAAATATTAATTTAGCACCCTTCATATAACAGGGCATGGTTTAGTGcgagggagaggaaggcagggagcacGGAGATCACTGAGTGTGTGAGAGGGAGGAGCACAGAGCCCTACAGCTTCAGAGGTGCTCATTGTTGCTTTCCCTTCCCTAGGATGGCTTGCCTTCTTCCTGCTGCTCAGAGACTTCCTGCAGGGTTTCTCTTCTTAGTGCTTTGGGGCTCAGTTCTAGGTGACAAGCTGCTGGTTGTCCCCCAGGATGGAAGCCACTGGCTTAGCATGAAGGAGATAGTGGAGCATCTCAGTGAACGAGGACATGACATTGTGGTGCTAGTGCCGGAAGTCAATTTGCTTTTGGGAGAATCCAAATACTACAGGAGGAAAAGCTTCCCAGTTCCCTACAACCTAGAAGAGCTGCAGACCCGTTTTCGCACCTTTGGAAAGAACCAGTTTGTTCCAGGTGCCCCCCTAATGGGTCCTCTAAGAGAGTACAGGACCAGCATGCTTACCTTGGACATGTGCTTTTCCAACTGCCAGAGCCTTGTGAAGGACTCTGCCACCCTCAGCTTCCTCAGGGAGAACCAGTTTGATGCTCTGTTCACAGACCCAGCCATGCCTTGTGGTGTTATCCTGGCTGAATATCTGCACCTGCCCTCTGTCTATCTCTTCAGAGGTTTCCCATGCTCTTTGGAACACATGCTTGGTCAAAGCCCAAGCCCTGTGTCCTATGTTCCCAGATTCTACACCAAATTCTCAGACCACATGACTTTTCCACAACGGCTGGCCAACTTCATTGTTAACATCTTGGAAAACTACCTATATTATTGTCTGTATTCAAAGTATGAAATTATTGCCTCAGACCTCCTCAAGAGAGATNTGTCCCTACCTGCCTTACACCAGAATTCTCTGTGGCTGTTACGGTATGATTTTGTGTTCGAATATCCCAGGCCAGTCATGCCCAACATGATCTTCATTGGAGGGATCAACTGCAAGAAGAAGGGAAAGCTGACTGAGGTGGGTGACTGATGCCTTCTGGCTGCATTATCTCTTCACTGGCAGATGTGGNTCTTTGGGGCTGCACCCCTTCTTGTATTTGGCATCAGCTGCCTCTCATTGGGAAGAAGGTCACNTGACANAGTGGTAGACAAGAGAATGCCAGGTTCAGAGTATGaggatgtatgtgtgtacttgagtCTGGAAAAATAGAGGGTTCTTGCTTGGCACCAGGAGAAAGTACAGTTAGTTTGATGATGTGGTGACAGTCGCAGAATCTTTGAATGAACATTAGAAACATTTGGTCCACAGAGGTGAAGGTTTGACTCAGGGGACAGNTCCAGATCAAAGCCCTCTCACCCAGTTCTGAGACATGCTTATTCCTTGGGCTCTAAGCCAGAGGTGAGCCAAGGAACATCAGAGGTTCTAGCTTCCAGGGTCTTGCGGTCACATGGTCCACAGCTAAGGAAGCACGGATAGCTTTAAAGGGANCCTGAGAGCAGCTGTGGAAGAGTGTGTGGCAGGATCTAAGTGGCTTCAAACTCTGATCACTTGCCCTCTGGCCTTTaccagagagaaagacacaggcaTCACTTTANNNNNNNNNNNNNNNNNNNNNNNNNNNNNNNNNNNNNNNNNNNNNNNNNNNNNNNNNNNNNNNNNNNNNNNNNNNNNNNNNNNNNNNNNNNNNNNNNNNNNNNNNNNNNNNNNNNNNNNNNNNNNNNNNNNNNNNNNNNNNNNNNNNNNNNNNNNNNNNNNNNNNNNNNNNNNNNNNNNNNNNNNNNNNNNNNNNNNNNNNNNNNNNNNNNNNNNNNNNNNNNNNNNNNNNNNNNNNNNNNNNNNNNNNNNNNNNNNNNNNNNNNNNNNNNNNNNNNNNNNNNNNNNNNNNNNNNNNNNNNNNNNNNNNNNNNNNNNNNNNNNNNNNNNNNNNNNNNNNNNNNNNNNNNNNNNNNNNNNNNNNNNNNNNNNNNNNNNNNNNNNNNNNNNNNNNNNNNNNNNNNNNNNNNNNNNNNNNNNNNNNNNNNNNNNNNNNNNNNNNNNNNNNNNNNNNNNNNNNNNNNNNNNNNNNNNNNNNNNNNNNNNNNNNNNNNNNNNNNNNNNNNNNNNNNNNNNNNNNNNNNNNNNNNNNNNNNNNNNNNNNNNNNNNNNNTGTATGAACCAAAGTAGAGAGCCAATGGTGCCTCgaagttttcttttgctttgtcttaGCCAACATGTATATTTTANAATGCACTGGGTCCCTCTtaagaatgggaagagagactTAAATTTTACTAAAGAGACATTTCACTGCTGTGAGAAGTTTCTAAGAGAAATAAGTTTTAACTAGCAGGGAAGTTTTAGgttgactcatggtttcagaagcACCAGCTCATTGTAGGCAGGTTCCATGTTCTTTAGGCCTCTGGCAAAGCAGAAACATCATAGCAGAGAGGCTATCAGGGAGTGGCTATTCCTTCAAGGACAGGAAAGTATACATGGGCCTGTGGAGAGTTAGCCCCNTCACCATGCACTGACTCAATAGTGCCACCAGGTGGGGCAGAAGCTCTCAACAATGAGCCTTTTTAATGGCACACTTCAAATCAAAGCTCTGGGATCATACCCAGTGATTGCTCTGGGGACCAAGGCATCAGACACTGTTCAGAGCTCAACTGCAACTTGTCAGATATGGAGGCTAGGAGTGAAATGAAATGGGTTCCCATAGCTTTTCTCAGGGACTGGAAAAAGATGTGAACGGTGCCCTTAGTGGGAGCAGTGGATCACCTGGTGGTAAGATGAAGAAAGTAGTGTAGTGGTAATTTTggcattttgatttctttaaaaacagaaatatgagaatatgtttttgtttttgtcccagGTGTAGGGATATGGGACTACTTTGGACTGTCCACAGCNgctgactgtgatttgcctcctgctctagcagaggcatggctttgccagctgcagacagtttctgtgattgtgtgacattctGAATTCTGGGATCTTTTCAGAGGACATATAAATAGTAGGATCCCGATAGTTGGAGGTGTTGTTGCTTGTTCGAGGGGGGAAGTATTGGTTGTGGTTTGTGAGTAGTCGTGCCCAAAGAAATAAATTAGATTCAAGgtcctctatctttctctctcctctatgtttctctttctctcccatctagtGTTAGGGAGTGAAACCAGGGGGATAagaggtgggaaaaagaagatcccacaaagtagcaaagatcAGCTACGCTAATGATGGAAGCACACAACCTGGTGAGGAAAGTTAACTGCTCAGGGCTTCTGGAAAGATGGCTACAGGATTCCTGGCCCACATGTGAGGGCACACAAGGCCTCTGTTCTTGCTGGAGCCCTGCCCTGGACTGAAGGTAGACAGGTGCTGATGACCCCCATGGATAGCAGCCACTGGCTGTGCATGGGGACCTGAGGGAGCCACCAGACTGTGATCTTGGCCTCAGGGATCAGTTCACACTCCATTCCTTACATCAAGGAAGAACACAAGTACNGTTGTTTGGTGCCTTTCAAAAATCCTTTTGCCTGAAACACCTGAAGACACTTTTAAAGGTgtggcatattttaaaaagttatctgcCTTCCCTGTGAAGTCTTGCCTGGGACTACTGCACATGTCTCTGATTGGACAATGAGCCCAAGTTCCTCATATGTGTTTTCCACAGGTCCTATTTATCCCTGTGACTCAGTACTGATGATGTGAACATCCCAGCAAGAGGTTACTGTATCAGGTCTGTTGGTGTGTTTACCCAGCTTATGGTTCAGGCCGTGTCTATTNTTTaagacctttatttttatttcctacatCTGTAATCTTTCCAAATATCACCCCTTTTTCTAATAGTCTTTGCTGAGTTAAAGTACTGAAGTATCTGTAGCGGCATGNTTCAAGTTTGTAGCGTTTACCAGGAACACTCAGAGTCCAGGATGAACACAGAAGGCTGTAACCCCAGCCTTCAGGAGAATGGAAATTTAGGGTGAGCCCGTCCCAGGCCAGTCCAAAGCTTGGGGCTCATTGGAAGGAAGCAAGAACTCACTAAGCCTGCTTTATTACATCATTGCTAACCTGGTAGGGCCTAAGAGTGCCTTGGGTTTTGGTGACTCTCATCCATGACTGTGAGGAGAACTCTCAGTAGACCCTGCTTTATGATCAAGTCATCTCCTTTTGGGTGTGAATTATCTTCCTTTACTCCCACACCGAATGACAACCAGCAGCTTCAAAAACTGTTCTCTGATGATTGCAGAGAAACCCAGGTAAATGAACCCCAGCAGAGCCACAACCCCTCCTTGTCTGGGACAAGCTGACTCAGCAATGTTTCCTAGGTGGTAGTGTAGTGAGTGCTCCgtgtggatggggagggagacTTTAGAGAATTACCCAGTAGGGTGACAGTCAGAAATGTTTCATTGTAAGTCCAAACCCTAGGCATGCTgtacttgtctcaaaaatatcaaGTAGACTTTATAATTgaaaaatacttgcaaatatGCCAGGCGGTGATGGTGCAtggcttcaatcccagcactcaggaggtggagacatgCAGATCTGTGTACActcaaggacagcctagtctccagagcgagttctaggacagccagggatactcaGAGGAACCTCATCTCAACCACCAaaccaaaatgaacaaaaccaaaaaccttgcAGATAAATCAAAACATCACATACCAAAATTAATCAGACCCCAACCCTATCCAGCTCAAGGAACTTCTGACTACTTAGAGCAGCTCTTCTGAATCCATGCTGTGTTGAGAGTCAAAGGCTTTGTTGTAGGTGAGCATTTGTCTCATATTCTTGTGTATTTGGTCAATGAGAGGTTTTTCAACCAATTAATGGGAAAGGGAGACAGTTGTATTCCTGAAGGTTAGAGACTCCAGTGTCAGGACTTTCAAATTCAAGTGTTGCTGTCTTGTTCTGGCAAGATCAGGCATGAGATGGGAGTGGTTACACAAATGCAAGCAGAACCCACCAGGTCTACAAGATGCCGCACAGAGCACCAGGAAGAGTACACTAAAGAGAAGTAAAATAGCTTCAGAGTGGATGTGGAGACCAGGCAGTAATGGAGGCCTGGAGNGAATTAAAATGATACCGCCCTGTGTAGAGCTGTCTGGCGGCTCTTAGCACTGAATGCTAGAATTTCCTCTTGAGCTAGCAGCCTTAATCAGAGTTGAAGGACTTGAGATCCATTCCTGAGAAGACCCTGCATGTGGTGCTGATGGCAGCACTGTTCAAAGTAGCCACAAGGTGGAAGCAACCCTGCAGATGCTGCAGTGCCATGGGAGACAGAGCCATAGCTCTGTGGAGAAGGTCCCTGGGCTACTGAGGGGCATCACAGCAGAGCTCTCTGCTNCTCCATAGAGTAAGTCTGCCTACGGGTATGTCAGATAGGATGTTGTAAGAGATTGAGCGTCACCTTCCTGTAAGTCCCTGGATTGGTCTGTGGAGATGGTTGTCAGTCTCCATCAGCAAGGCAGATGAAAGAGTGTTTGAAAATGGAACAAGAATCCCACTGTGTGCACAGAGGCAGCAGCCTTGCTCTCTGGCAGAGTTGATTCACTGTCtcttgggaggaggggcaggttAAGCACCCTTCCCTTGAGGCTTGAAACAGGGGCAGTAAATCCCTTTGGAACACAGTCTGGTAACCTGCAGAAAGTGTTCAAATTTTGCTTTGAGACCAATTCTAGAAACATAAGCTTCTTTGATACTTGCTTCCTTTCGTATAAGCACTTGGACTCCCAGGGTTTAGTGTATTTCCTCATAACTATTTCTAAGCTCACATTGTGTGATTGTGCCCAAGAAAAAGTTCACAAAACAAGTATGTTTGATTTCTTAATAACCCATGCTCATTTATTACTGTTCTCCCAATCATTCAGTGTCTAGGACTGTTTGCGAGTACACGCCCTCCTGAGTGGGTAGATATTTCTTTAGACCACACTTCCTCTGCTGGGTTAGGAGAGCTCTGATCTCAGCAGGTGGATTGCCTTGGGCTGTGCTTCTCCTATGGCTCCTGCAGTcttcccagcctcccttcctctgtgtgtgccttctgctggcctctgacttggcccaggcaggcaggctgctgtTGGTGCCCTTGGTGGGAGCCACTGGTTCACCATGCAGATGGTTGTGTAGAAAGTCATTCACAGAGGCCATGAGGTGGTCATTCCAGAGGTGAGTTGGCAGCTGGGAAAATCCCTGAATTGTACAGTGAAGACCTATGCATCCTTTCACACTCTGGAGGATTTTTACAGGGAGTTCACTGAAGCTCAATGGGAAATCCAAGACGAGGGAAAACTTCTTCTACTGAAGAGTCCAGCCAAAGATTTCTGTGAACTCTTATTTTCACAGTGTAGGAGTTTGTATAACAACAAGAAGTTAGTGGAGTACTTGAAACAGATTTCTTTGATCCTTTCGATGTGTGTGGCTTCACTGTAGCCAAGTACTTCTCTCTCCCATGTGGGGTCTTCAGCAGGGGagtattttgtcattttcttgaAGATGGCACCCAGTGCCCTAGTTCTCCTTCTTTTGTCCCCAGAGCTCTCTTGAAATACACAGACACCATGACTTTCAAGGAGAGTGTGGAACCTTCTCTTCTACATGCGGAGTGTGCATTTTGTCATAAGTTTTTCAAAAGTGCTGCAGATATTGCCTCTGAAGTTCTCCAGACCCCGGTGACTATGACAGACCTCTTCAGCCCAGCGTGATTTGGTTGTCAAACACAGTCTTTGCCTTGGAATTCCCCAGACCTGTGTGATACCCACTGTGATTTACATTGGTGGGATCAACTGCCACCAGGGAAAGCCACTTTCCAAGGTACACCATCTTCCCTTTAGCACATGAAGAGCTTGGCTTTGGATGATGAAGTTACTCCTTGCTGAACGATGGTTTGGCATTTACGTTCttctttttcagttattttgATGGATTTCTTTTGACCATTCACACTTATCTGTGCGTTTGTGCAGCTGATAAATCTTgcttgtggatgtgtgtgtatcgCTGACATTCTTGTTTATAATCACCAGCCTGTGTTGCTTTGACAAAAGAGTGAGAGACACAGTAAGAAATGAAGTCTCACTTTGCTCATTcttgtcctctccctccttctgtggAGCAGCTTCAGCCTCTGGCATCTGTTTCCTTAGCCAGGTGGGCCTTTTGCATTTCCTCCAAGGGAAACTACACACTCACATCTTTAACCAAAGTTAGCAACCACCCTGTCTCCATTCAGGGATAGTAACACTCAGACTGTCATGTATGTGGTGCATGCGTTttagggctttttgtttgtttgtttgttcattgttgattcttttctggttgttttcttttaatctgCATGGTTTTTATTTGTGGGAGTCTAAATTGCTTAACTTTCCCTTTTGTTTGAATGACAgctttttcttataatattttagaTTTCACCATGCTTTGCTTTCTCTGAATCTCAAATATCTGAATGGTTTCATCACTTACACTGTGTGGGTGTTTAAATTCCTGTAATGGTgattatatattttgatcaattttttttttatattttcaaacacaATAGAATTACATCATGACTCCCCTCCTATCTTCTCTCCAACGCTACCTGTGTTTTCCCACTCTCAATCTGATAGCCTCTTCTCCTTTGATAATTATTGATACATATGTGTGCGTGTTTCACAAAAGGTCAAGACTCAGactgctgagtctgtttttgttgccNGTCTTTCACAACGTGCTTCTCCCACAGCTCCTGAAGGGTTTCtagcctccctttctctgtgtgtgtttatgtgtctgctgctggcctctggctttgcccaggcaggcaggctgatGCGGGTGCCCATAGATGACTATCACTGGTTTATCATGCAGAGAAACTCAGCCACAGAGGGCATGAGGTGGTGGGATTTGTGCCCGAGGTGAGTTGGCACCTGGTGCAATCTATGAATTCTATGGTAAAGTCTTAGTCAATTTCTCACACTCAGGAGGATCTGGACCACAAATTGCAGATCTTTATTGACGGGGAAAGGCAGAGTAAGATAATAACTTTCTCTATTAATCACTTCATTGTATGGTGTTTTTGAGTCTTTCTTCACACATGGAAGGGATTTGTCTAATGACAACATACTAGTGAGTACTTGAAGCAGAGATCATTTGCTGCTGTGTTTCCTGATCCTTTCGCTACGTATGGCTTGACTCAGCTAAGTACTTTTCACCCCTATCCATGGCCTTCAACAGGGACCTCTTTTGCCACCATCTTAAAGTGGGTGCACATGATTTTGCCCTGTTTGTTACATTCACAGAGCCCTTTAGGGATGCACTGATATCATAACTTTCAAGAATGAGTGGGGTACAACCTCTGCTACATGTGGAAGTGTGCATTTTGCCCTTGGTTTTTCTATTCTGCCCCAGAACTTGCTTCTGAAGTCTCAGATACCTGTCACAGCGTCTGACCTCTTCAGCCAAGTGTCCATTTGGGTGTCACACATTACTATAGTGTTGTAGTTCCCCAGACCTGTGATGCGCAACGTAGTCTCCATTGGTGGTGTTGACTGTCATCAGGGAAAGCCACTGTCCTAGCTATATTATCTCTCTTTCATGGAGAATGATCTGGATTGATGGGGTTCCCTCATGAATCCTTGCCTAGAATGTGTGAGGACTGAGTTTAACTCCAGTAACCCTACTTACTGtatggctagttttatgttgatTTAACATAAGCTCGGATCACTTCCAAAAGGGactctcaattaagaaaatctcTGCAAGAGATTTGCTTGCAGGCAATCtttggtgcattttcttaattagtccTTGATTTAGGAGTCTCAAATTCATTGTGGGTGCATCTGTAAGTAGGTTGTCCTGGGGTATGGTGTATAAgaaacaggctttctcctaaggaaggacagtaagcagcattcctccctggtctctgcttcagttcctgcattcatgttcctgccctgcctttcctTAGCAATGGACTATAAgctataagacaaaataaaacctttcatctccaagttgtttttgatcattgtcttagttagggtttccattgatgtgaagagacaacatgaccacagcaatgcttatttaaaaacaaaacaaaacaaaacaacaacaacaacaaaaaaccctctgaatttggggctggcttacagtttcaggggttccgtccattatcatcatggtagaaagcatggtggcatgcaggcagacatggtgctagagaaggaccCAAGGAATTTACATCttggtccacaggcagcagaaggtgactgtgagccacagtgGGCATAGTTTGAGCATATATAACTTCAAAGCCTGCCTTCatagtggcacacctactcctaccaggctacacctcctaatcatgCCACACTCTACGGTCAAGCATTCAAAGAAGTAAGTCTGTGGGGCCACACCTATCTAAACCACTGCAGTCAGGGTGTTTTTCaatacagcaatagaaatcttaaCTAAAACACCCatgaactgagaaagaagaaattttgatTTCAACTGATCTTTTCATGTACATTCACCACAATTAGGATTTCTGGTTCACTGAATTACTTTGTgacaaattttttattttgggcATGAAGATTTTTATAAATCTGTCCTCACTGATATGCAGTCACCCGTCATATTTCAGCTGCTTTCTTATTACTGTTCTGAAAAAGTAATAGTAAAAACCATAATAAGGAGTGAGGATTTCCTTGCTATGAATCCTGAGCTATTCCTTATGAGAGCATAATTTTAGCACAAGTgttgcgtgcatgcacatgtctaACCTAAACAATCCTTGCACCTGAAATTACTGTAGGATCCTGTGCCAGGCTTGgcataatattctttatttttccttttttgattttctAGTAAGCCCTAGGTTTTATTCCAGGCACTTCTTGACATTCCTTATTTAAATGACTGCataaatgtttctattttagtGACATCAAAGATCTGTTCAGCCAGCAAGTGTGGAGAAATATTTCTCAACTTTTGCTTTTAAAACCAGGCTGTGGTAAGTGCTGTTAGGTGCTTTCCCTACCTTCAGCATTTCCACACACTGGCTCTTCCCCACAGGCTAGTGTTCAAGGGAGCAaggtggggtgggttggggaatatACATAGCTCATATATTTTACAGTGTTTGAGAAACTAATTTCAAGCCTCCATACTAACATAAATAGATCATGggagtttggtcttttcatatttTTGCCAAATGTTGAGATTGTCGATGTTTTAAAATCCGTTGATTTTCTGGGGAAACATCCTGCGTAGTGATGTCTTTTTTCATTGATTGTGGTCCTGGGCATGTGAGCCATCAGTGTCATCTTTACTTCAGTGAGTTACATATGCACATTCTATAGCCAAGGCAGGGATATTTAATGATGAGCACTGTGAGCGTCCTGAGCATTAGACATCCCAACACCTAGCGGGTTCTGTGTGGCCTACAGTATTCCTTATGGCTCTTTATCTGTTCCCATTTGGAATTTTCACTTTGGGGGAATCAAATCAATGAAATTTATCTTTGGTAACATTtatattttagctttttaaaattttcttacaagccaaacacatacatacattttcccCATGATAGAGTTAAAATGTTTAATTCTTCCTTGGTCAGCAaccttatttatcttttttggtAAGAGATTGTCAAAGGATATACCATAAAGGATACACTGTATGTGACTTCTCTAAGGAGAGCCTTGCTCTCACTTACTATTAGGTCCATTATTCCTCTCCAAGCTAAAATGCTTACTTATCACGTTTAATTTCCCGAATTACTTACGTCTACTCATCTGTGTGCCTTGTC encodes the following:
- the LOC110322609 gene encoding UDP-glucuronosyltransferase 1-6 isoform X3; amino-acid sequence: MACLLPAAQRLPAGFLFLVLWGSVLGDKLLVVPQDGSHWLSMKEIVEHLSERGHDIVVLVPEVNLLLGESKYYRRKSFPVPYNLEELQTRFRTFGKNQFVPGAPLMGPLREYRTSMLTLDMCFSNCQSLVKDSATLSFLRENQFDALFTDPAMPCGVILAEYLHLPSVYLFRGFPCSLEHMLGQSPSPVSYVPRFYTKFSDHMTFPQRLANFIVNILENYLYYCLYSKYEIIASDLLKRDXSLPALHQNSLWLLRYDFVFEYPRPVMPNMIFIGGINCKKKGKLTEEFEAYVXASGEHGIVVFSLGSMVSEIPEKKAMEIAEALGRIPQTVLWRYTGTRPSNLAKNTILVKWLPQNDLLGHPKARAFITHSGSHGIYEGICNGVPMVMMPLFGDQTDNAKRMETRGAGVTLNVLEMTADDLENALKDVINNKSYKENIMHLSSLHKDRPIEPLDXAVFWVEYVMRHKGAPHLRPAAHDLTWYQYHSLDVIGFLLAIVLTVVFIVFKCCAYGCRKCFGGKGRVKKSHKSKAH